From the Deinococcus sonorensis KR-87 genome, the window GGCTGACCATCCGGACGAGTGATCCGCCCGACCGCGTAGCCGGGCCGCACCGTGGGCACAGCGAGGGCCAGGGGAACAGTGCAGGCCAGCATGAGCAGCGAGACCGACAGGGAGCGGACCGGTGACGTCATGAAACCTCCTGAGTTGCACTCTGCTCCGTACACTCTCATGTCGGCCTCACACCGTCAATCCCGGCCCTCAGGGGTGGGGCAGGTGGGCTCAGTTGCCCTGGGGGTCGCCCGGGTTCTGACCTCCGCGGCCGGGAGTGCCCGGTCCACGGCCCCCCTGATCCGGACCGGCCGGACCCTGCATCCGCGGGCCGATCCCGCCGGGCCCCTGCATCGGCTGCGACAGGTCCACGATGCGCGCTCCGCCGCGTCCATCCCGGATCACGGCAAAGGTGGCACCCGCCGGAGCACTGGCGTGGACCGGGTCCTGCCGGTCCGGAGTCGCCCCGGTGCCCCGATGACCCTGCTGAGCGCCCGGCTGGCCCGGCGCCTGCTGAGACGTCATCGGCCCGGCGCCCTGTTGAGGCGGCTTCAGCGTGACCGTCTGGAGCAGTTTTCCTCCGGCAAGCGGATCTCCGGCGTAGTAGCTGACCTGCAGGGAGGTGGGAACTCCCTGACGGGGCGCGGCCTGAGCGGCTGGTGGACGCGTGGGTGTGGCCGTGCTCGGCGTGCCCTGACCGGCCGCCATGCTGGGAGCGGCGATCATGCCGGCCACGCTGAGGGCCAGGAGGGTGCGGGGCAGACGGTGGGCGGCAAGGATCCTGATGTTCCTGAACATATGACCTCCGGTGATGCAGGGAGCGCCTGGTCGCGCCTCTCCTGCTTCACAGCGTGAGGTCCTGTGCCCGAGGTTCAGCGCAGCCTCAGCGAAGGCCAGCCCCAGAATGTGCAAGGTCCGGTGAAGCCGTTTCCCTGATATGGCAGGTTCATGATTGCCGGGGTGAACCCCCAGACATTCGGCTTCCTGCTCAGGTTCACATCTTGATCAGGCCGTGCTGCCAGCGCTCCACCGACTCGGCCACGCTGCGCAGTTCACCCGGTGTAATCAGCCCCAGGGCCATGGCGTGGGCGGCGGCCGCGAAGCTGTCGCGGGCCAGCACCATGTCCACCCCGAGCCGCTGCAGCTCATCGCGCAGCCGCAGCACCCGCTCGTCGCCGCGTCCGGCGGTCACGTCGCGGATGTACACGCCCAGCACCCGGCCGGGAAAGCGCCGCACCACCTCGGCATAGATCTCCGGGTCCTTCTCGCCACTATCGCCCACCAGCACGAACGGCAGATGAGGATAGGCGCGCAGGATGCGGTCAATGACCCGGTGCTTGTAGCTGTTGTGGCCGTGCAGCAGCTCGGCCCCCCAGTTGCGCAGGAACATCGGGCCGAGCGGGATGCGGCGGTAATCCAGAAACTGCCACAGCAGGTCAAAGAAATTCCACGGACTGCTCGACACGTAGAACACCGGATTGCGCCGCCGACCGTCGCGGGTCAGCGCCCGGTACAGCGAGCCGACGCCGGGAAACGGGGAGCGCGAGCGGGCGTTGCCGGTCAGCACCGTCATCAGCATGCGCGGCAGACTGGTCACGTCCGAGCGGATCACCGTGTCGTCCAGGTCGCTGATCACCCCGAAGCGGGCCTGATCCACCACCTGCACCCAGCCGTGGGTCATCCGGTTGCGACCGGTCAGCTGCAGCTCGGCGCTCTGCCAGCCGGCTTGAAACGGCTCCTTCGCCTCGAAGACCAGCGTGAAGTACCCGTCCGCGTCCGACTCGGCGTGGGCCGAGGCGCCGCCCAGCGTGCCGTCCACACCCACGCCGCCCACCTCCCGCGAGGACAGCCGGCGCAGCACGTTGGCGAAGTTGCGCCAGCGCGGGTCGGCGTTCTGCGGAGGGTGGAGGGTGCGCGGCAGCACCACCCGGCCGGTCAGTTCCACCCGCTGCGGGGTGCCCCAGCCGCAGTAGCTCAGGATGATGATCTTGCCGCGCAGCCGGCGTGGCTGGATAAAGCGGCTGAAGCGCTGGTCCACCGTCTGCAGCGCCCGCTCCAGCACCGGCGTCAGGGTACGGAAGACACTCACCGCCACGCTCCGGGAAGCCGGAGAGGGCCGGACCGGACAGCCACCAGTTCAGACGCAGGCACGGCGGGGTGACGGCTCACCCGGTCAGTCTAGCGGGTGGCCGTGCCGGCTGCCTGAACCAGGCCTCAACCGTAGCGGCGGGCACGGATGACCTGCATCACCCGGTCCGCCACCCCCGGCAGCACCCCCTCGATCACCGACAGCGGGCCGTACCACGCGGGCGACACCACCTCGCGGCGCGGGCGCTCCAGCACGTCCGCGATGGCCCTGGCCACCCCCTCCGGGCCGGGCATCGGGAGTCTGGCGTCCTGGGTGAGCTCGGTACGCACGAAGCCCGGCGACACCAGACTCACCTGCACGCCGCTGCCCAGCAGTTCACGGCGCAGCGCCAGCGAGAAGCCGCGCAGGCCATACTTGCTGGCCGAGTACATGCCGTGCGTCGCCACCCGCCCCGCCACCGAGCCGATATTCACGATGTGCCCGCCGCGCCGTTCCCGCATGGCCGGCAACACCAGCCGGGTTAGCTCGATGGGCGCCGTCAGGTTGGTGTGCAGCACCCGGATCGGATCCGGGTCGTCCCACCACGCCCCATGCGCGATGCTCACGCCGGCATTGTTGATCAGCACATCCACCCGCCCGAAGCGGTCGAGCGCCGCCTGAACCATCCGGCGCCGGTCCGCGTCCACGGTGACGTCGCCCGCCTGCACCGCCACCCGCTGGCCGGTGGGGTCGAGGCGACGGGCGAGGTCGTCCAGCGCGCCGCTGCGCCGCCCGGTCAGCAGCAGGGCGTAGCCTCGGCCTGCCAGTTCGTTCGCCGTCGCCGCGCCGATGCCGCTGGACGCTCCGGTCAGCAGCACCACCGTGCGCCGTTCTGCCGCCTGCATGTGAGAAGTGGTCATGTGCGAATGCTAGCGGCTCAGCCGCCCGTCAGCTGCGGGCGGCACAATGCGGGCGTGTCCTCTCTGCGTGTCCGCCGCCTTGCCGCCCTGCTGCCCACCGTCCTGACCCTGGCGGGCCTGTCTGCCGCCATCCGGGTCACGGTTCTGCCCACCACACCGTCCGTTCCAGCCATGCAGCAGCCGACCGACCCGCTGTATCCGCAGCAGTGGAATCTGACCCAGATCGGGATGCCGGACGCCTGGCGGGTGCGCTCCGGCGCGTCGGTCACGGTGGGCGTGCTGGATACCGGGTATGTGGCGAGCAGCGAACTGGGCAGCCGGGCGATCAACGGCTACGATTTCGTGTCGGACCCGGCACGCAGCGGCGACGGCGACGGCCGCGACCGCAACGCCAGCGGGGTGGGTCCGCTCGCATATCACGCGGAGGTGGTCGCCAACCTGATCGGCGCATCTCACAACGGCCAGGGCATGGCCGGCATCAATCCGGCGGCCCGCATCGTGGAGGTGCGGGTGGCCGGCACCGACGGCATGATCGACCCGCAGGACCTCGCCGACGCCATCCGCTGGACCGCCGGCCTGCGGGTGGACGGCGCGCCGGTCAACCCGAACCCCGCCCGACTGCTGAACCTGAGCCTCTATGCTGACTTCATTCCGCTGACCGGCTGCGACGCGCGTATTCAGAGAGCGATTCAGGACGTGACCGCCCGCGGCACGCTGGTGATCGCGGGGGCCGCCAACGATGGCCAGGACGCGGCCGGCTACACCCCTGCCGGCTGTCCGAACGTGCTGACGGTCACGGCGGTGGACCGCAGTGGGCACCGCCCGGCGTACGCCAACTGGGGCCTGAGCGTGGGGCTGGCGGCCCCCGGTGGAGACGCGCAGGACGGCGTGCCGATGGTAAGTCAGGGACAGGTGACGCGCAAGAACGGCACGAGTTTCGCCGCGCCCCACGTGACCGGCGTGGCCAGCCTGATGCTGGGCCTGCGTCCCACGCTCACGCCGGCCCAGCTGCGGCAAGTGCTGGAGCAGACCGCTGCGGCGTTTCCGGGCGGCACCTGTGACCCGGCGAGCCCGGACCACCGATGCGGCACGGGAATCCTGAACGCGGGTGCGGCCCTGCGGGCGGCCGCGGCGCTTCGCTGAGCAGCAGTGTTGACAAGCTGGGGGGGCGCGGCTATCCTTAGACCCGCTGCGAAAGCGGCGGGCACCACAAAGATGGCGCCAGGCCTGGTCCGGTAGTGTAGCGGTTAGCATATCTGCCTGTCACGCAGAAGGTCGCGGGTTCAAATCCCGTCCGGACCGCCAAGCCCTGAACCCTCGGGGCAAGCACGGCAAAGTAGCTCAGCTGGTAGAGCAAACGACTGAAAATCGTTGGGTCGGCGGTTCAAGTCCGCCCTTTGCCACCACACGAGTTCGGCCCCGTCACAGACGGGGCTTTTTTGTTGCCTGCTGGTTTGGGGCGCGCACACTGTCAAACGGCCTGCCGGTACGGTCAGAAGGCCCGTGTTCATGCCGTGTAGACGGGCCGTCGGGCACGCCACGCTATGCTGGGCGCATGTCGTCATCACCGGAGGCGCTCAGGGGCGCTTCAGCCGCCCTGACCGGGCACCTTCATCACGTGCTGGGTGACCTGGCCTCTGCCAGGACCCGAGGCGCCGTCCTGAAGGTCATGGTGGCCGGGTCCCTGGCGGCACTCGATGCTGCGGCGAGTGTGGTGCTGCTGCCGGACGAACAGACAGGCGGCCTGGCGGTGGCGGCCAGCAGCGGTTCCCCGGACAACCTCCCGGGGGGTTCGGATGCTGACGGGCTGCTGGCGCACACGGCCTTCAGGTGCGGGCAGGCACAGTATGTCGAGGGTCCTGCTTCGCGCCCGGGCCGTTCAGCGGAGCAGGCGGCCGGACCTGGCGCTCAAGCGGCCGTTCCGATGCTGCTGGACGGGCAAGCCCTGGGCGTGCTGGTGCTGGACTACCACGCGCCGCACACCTTCACAGAGCCAGAGCGACTATTTCTCGGGACCCTGGCGGGACAGGGGGCAGTGGCACTGGGGCGGGCCGTGGGCCTCGAACAGCTGGATCGGCTCCAGGGCCGGACCCGGCAGATCGAGATGGCGGCCCGCGCTCAGGACGCCTTCATGGCCTTCAGCGACGCCATTGGAACCGAGACCGACCTGCTGGCCCTGGCGCGTCAGGCCATCGAGGTGCTCAGAGCGCGGTTTCCGGATGCCAGCATCGGCTATTACGAACCGGAGAACGGTCGGTGGAAGGCGCGGGTCTGGAGCCAGGACGTGACTCCACAGGTGGCCGCCCTGATCGCCAGCGGACTCACTCCAGAGACGCCGATGATCGCACGGGTGCTCCACACCCGGCAGCCGGAGTTTCGGGAGGGCTGGAACGCCGAACAGGAGCAGCTCGCCACCACCGGGGAGTACGGCGCGGTGGCCAATTATCCGGTGGTGGTTGAAGGCGTGGTGTGGTCGATGCTGTCCGTCGGCCTGCGCCACAGCCAGCGCTGGACTGGGGCGGACCGGGCGCTGGTGCGGGCGGTCGGCCGGGGCCTGAATCTGGCCATCGAACGCGCCGAAGCGGTGCAGCGGCTCTCGCAGCAGAACGCGGAACTTGCCGCGCAGACCCGCGCCCTGCAGGTGTTCGCGGACCTGACCCGTGACCTGGCGCTCTCCACCGAGCCGCTTCTGCTGGTCCGGCGCGCCCAGGAGGTGGCGATGTCGATGCTCCCGGACGGGTTTGCCCTGTACTACGAACCGCAGGGCGACCTCTGGCGTTGCCGGATGCAGCTTGGTGATCTGCAGTCTCCGGAGCTGCAGGCGACCGTCGACGCTGGACTGCCCTATGCAGAGACGCAGAACCTGCTGACCCCCTGGACCACGGGTCAGCCGTACTTTCAGGACGTGTATCACCACGACACCGATCAGCTGTCCATGGTGGTGGGCCATATCGGGGCGACGGCAACCCTGCCGGTGCGTGTGGGAGGTCGTCCGGCCGGCGTGCTCGCGCTCGGCCTGTTTCATCAGCGGGCCTGGTCGAAGGTGGACCGGGTGCTGCTGGAGACGGTGGTCCGGAGTCTGGAGCTGGCCCTGGACCGCTCTGCCCAGGCACGGGACCTGGAGGAGGAACGGGCCGCGCTGGAGGCCTTCACACGCTTCACCGAGGCTGTGGGCGGCGAAACGGACGTTCAGATGCTGGTGCGCCAGGCCATCACCCTGCTCGCGGATACCTGTGACGTGGACGCCGCCTATTTTGAGCGCGACGGAGACCTGTTCAAGGCGCGGGCGTGGAGTGAAGTTGATGACGAGACGCTCGTCTCCCTCCTGCAGGGCGGGTTTCCCCTGGTCAACTCCAGCATTGCTCTGCTGCTGAAGCAGAATACGGCCGCCTTCATTGATCACTGGAACGACACGGGGTTGCTGATCCGCGAGACAGGCATCTATCTGGCCGTGGCGGGCTATCCCTATTTTGTGGAAGGTGAACTGCAGAGCGTCCTGATGGTCGGCTCGCGCACGTCGCTGAGCTGGGACGAACGGGCACGGGGGATTTTCCGTGCGGTGGGCCGCAGCCTCGACCTGGCCCTGCTCCGTGCCCGGCAGACCCGGATGCTGCAGGAGCAGCGCGACACCCTGGACATCCAGACACGCGAGCTATCAGCTGCGAACGAGGAACTGGAAGCGTTCACGTACTCCACCTCCCACGACCTCCGGACCCCGGTGCGCCACGTGATGAGCTTTGCCCGGCTGGCCCAGAAGGATCTGGCGACCCACCAGAACGACCGGGTCGGCCGTCACCTGACCATCATCGAACAGGCCGGCGAACGCATGACCAGCATGATCGACGGCATGCTGGTGCTCTCACAGGCGGGCCGGGCCAACCTCAAGCCGCGCCGCGTGCCGCTGCAGAAGCTGGTCACGCAGGCCCAGAACGATGTGGGGCTCGAATACCCTGATCGCCCCATCCACTGGCAGATCAGCCGACTCCCCACCGTGTGGGGCGACGCGACGATGCTGCAACAGGTGATGACCAACCTGATCAGTAACGGGGTCAAGTACTCCAGCACGCGGGAGATCAGCCGGATCAGCGTCTGGGCCGATGAACAGCCTGGGGAATGGGTCATCCATGTGCAGGACAACGGTGTGGGCTTCCAGCCCCAGTATGCACAGCGGCTGTTCGGGGTGTTCCAGCGGCTGCATCCGGAGCGTGACTTTCAGGGCGTGGGCGTCGGCCTGGCCATCGTGCGTCGCATCATCCTGAAGCATGGCGGCCGGGTCTTCGCCCAGGGAACGGTAGACGTCGGCGCCACCTTCAGCTTCTCCCTTCCCATGCCCAGCTGAACGATGCGAGCAGGAGTCCACCTTGTCGCACGACATCGGACCGTGGGATTAAAAGAGCCCGTGTTCAGCCGGCAGCAGGGCAAGGCCGTTGTCCCAATTCGTGGTCGGTTGTACAGCGGCAGTACAGTGCATTGACTTGACGGGATTTCGGTTCACTACTGTACTGGAGCAGTCACGGCGACCTTCGGGTTTTGGCAATGCATATCCAGCTCCATCAGGCAGAGTGACACCATGGCTCTGCAGACCGTATGGGAGTGGCTCAGGTTGCAAGGGCTGAAGCGTGGCCATGACTGCAGCAAATTGGCTTCGCGCTTTCATGATCGTGGGTGTCCTGGTCAGCTCTGAACAGCTGTTTCGTCGAATGCGTGCAAGTGTAACCTTAGTGGTCGACTGATCTGGTGGATGCTCTGCAACCCATCAGGAGTCCAATGGGGGGTTTCTTTTTCTCTCGGAAGCCGCTATCTTGTCGCAGCAACAAACGCGGCTGACCAGGTCTCACCTGGACAGACTGAAGTTGCCACGACCTCTCCAGGCGCGTACACTCGCTCCAGCAGGGGGAAAATACCCGCCAGTGTAGCTCAGGGGTAGAGCAACTGATTCGTAATCAGTAGGTCGTCGGTTCAAATCCGACCTCTGGCTCCAAGACAAAAGACCGCCCAGCGCGGTCTTTTCCTGTTTGTGCCGGATAAAACTATCCTTCATTTTCAGCCGGTCAACCTCACCTCGTCAGTACTTCACTCTTCTCTCCAATCACAGGCAGGTGATGACCCACTCACATCAGCTGAATGTCTATTCTGGCGACCGGGTCAAGATGCTATTCGGTACACAGGTGCGCATTGCCACATCACTGTGGCCGATCCGCCAATTGCCTCTAGTGGATTGTCAATTTTGATTTGAGGGGTAGAGGTGGTCCAGTTTCGTACGGGCCACCTCCGCGGTAAACCGCCACTCCACCTTCACGCCCCGTGCGTTCCGACGCTCACACCACGCCTCTACCTCCTCCCGCAACCGCTCGATCCTCCCAATGCGCCGATCCAGACACTGTTTCGAAAGTGCCGCAAACTCAATCTCCACGGCGTTCAGCCAACTGCCGCGCTTCGGTGTGAAGTGGAACTCCAGCTTCTTCGCCAGGCATCGGGCCTCCGCCGCCGGAAACGTCTCGTACAACGCCGCCAGCGAATGCGTGTTGAGGTTGTCCAGTACGACCCGAATCAGCACGGCCTCAGGGTAAAGCACGTTGACGACGTGCTTGATCGCGTGAGCGAAGTCACGCTTCGTGCGCTGCTCGGTCACCCTGAGCCAGCGTCTCCCGGTCAGGGGTTCAAGCATCCCGAACACGTTCGCAGTCCCGTTTCGGACGTACTCGTCGTCAAACCGTTCCGGTTGACCTGGCTTCAGGGGCAACGGCGTCATGACGTCGTCAATCAGCTGGCAGGGCCGTTCATCGAAGCACACCACCGGGAAGAACGCGTTGTAGGGTCTGGCGTACAGATCCAGCACATCCTCCATCGCGGCCACGAACGCAGCGTTCTGGAGGGGTGGGATGACCCACTGCTCCTTCAGATGCGGTTTGAGCGCGTTTTTTTCAGCGCTTTGCGCACGGTCTCGTGACTGACTGTCTCCACGTGCCCGAGCTCGACCATCTTGTCGGCAAGGAGACGCAGCGACATCCTGGACTGACCCTTCTCGGGCGTGCACGCGAGCGCGATGAGGTGCGCTTCAGCTTCTGGTGACAGGGTGTGCGGCTTGAGGTGCTGAGGGTGCATGTGGTTGAGCGCGTGCTCCAGGCCGCCTTCGACGAAGCGCTTTCGAACACGGAACGCGGTGTTATCACTGACGTGCAGAACTCAACGATCTCCTGATCGGAATGAGCAGGGCCGTTCTTATCGGCCGCCAGGAGAATGCGAGCGTGGGTGAGGCGACGAGCATGGGTCTTGCCCGCGCTCAGCAGGCGCTTGAGGGCGTCGCGTTGCTCGTCATCCAGATACACCGCGTATCTCAGCTTCATGGCCTAGCCTACCCGATGCCCCTGACCTTTGTTGACAATCCACTATTCAGTGTTTGCCGGCGGCAGATCGGAGATCATGAAAGAAAACCATCGTTTCCCGGTCCGTTTGAGTAGCTGTTCGTGGGAATTGGCACGAACATTCAGCTGCTTACGATACTTCTTTGCCTATCGCTATATTGAAGGCAGAGCATTGCTCCGTTCACAATCAAGGGCATCCAGCCAAGTTGAATAAAAGGCATTGTGAGCCTCCAGTAAGCCAATTCCGACAACAGTTTTTCACTTATAAGCCGGGCCTTGTCGGTCATCAAAAGCTCTACTGCTCCTTCAACTTCGCTTTTACTCTGGTAGACCTGCGCTCCTCCGTTGGTGGGTTGACATGGAGCAAGTAGCTCATTACGCTGTGAACGATCACACCATAATGCGGTCCGGAAAAACGGGTTGCCCCGTTCTTTTGTCGCATCCTGACACCCTTACGCCACCCAATCTTGGAGGAGCTTATGCACGCGAAGGTCGTCATTAACGCCGACATCACCAGGGGCACCATCAACCGCAACATTTACGGCCACTTCTCGGAGCATCTCGGCCGTGGGATCTACGAAGGCCTGTGGGTGGGCGAAGACTCCCCTATCCCCAACACCGAGGGTCTTCGAAACGACGTTCTGACCGCCCTGCGCGACCTGCAGATGCCCGTGTTGCGCTGGCCAGGCGGCTGCTTCGCTGACGAATACCACTGGAAAGACGGTATCGGCCCGCGAGAAGCGCGCAAGCGGATGGTGAATACCCACTGGGGCGGGGTGGTGGAGAACAATCACTTTGGCACGCACGAGTTTCTGCGGCTATGCGAGCTGCTGAATTGCGAGCCTTACATCTGTGGCAACGTCGGCAGCGGCACGGTTCAGGAAATGTCCGAGTGGATGGAGTACATGACCTTTGACGGCGAATCCCCGATGGCCGACCTCCGCCGTCGCCATGGGCGCACTGACCCGTGGAAGGTCCGGTATTTCGGGGTGGGCAACGAGAACTGGGGCTGCGGCGGCAACATGCGCCCGGAGTATTACGCTGATGAATACCGGCGCTACCAGACCTATGTGCGGAGCTTCGGCGACAACCGGGTCTACAAGGTGGCTTGCGGCCCGAATGTCGATGACTACCGGTGGATGGAAACCGTGATGCACAACGCGCACCCATACATGGATGCGATCAGCCTGCATTACTACACTGTGCCCGGCGACACCTGGCAACACAAAGGACCAGCCACTGGCTTTGCCGACGACGAGTGGCACGCCACGATCCGCAAGGCCTGGTTCATGGACGAGCTGATCACCAACCATTCAGCCATCATGGACCGGTACGACCCGCAGCGCCGCATCGGCATGATCGTGGACGAGTGGGGCACCTGGTTTGATGTGGAGCCCGGCACCAATCCCGGCTTCCTGTATCAGCAGAACAGCATCCGCGACGCCCTGGTGGCCGGCATCTCACTGAACATCTTCAACCACCACTGCGAGCGGGTGGTGATGGCCAACCTCGCCCAGCTGGTGAACGTCTTGCAGTCCGTGATCCTGACCGAGGGCGCCCGCATGGTGTTGACGCCGACGTACCACGTGTTTCGGATGTATCGGGTCCATCAGGATGCCCAACTGATCGACACGCATACGGTGCCAGAGCCGGGCAACAACGTGTCCCCCTACCCTCCACTCTCTGTCTCAGGGAGCCGCGACGACGCCGGACGGATTCATATCAGCGTGTGCAACGCAACGCTTGATGAATCGGCCGACCTGATTCTCGATGTGCGCGGGCTGGGTGCTGGAGAGCTGCAGGTCAGCGGCGAATGCCTGGAGGGGCGCATGAAGGACGCGCACAACAGCTTCGACCATCCGGAAACCGTGGTTCCACGGCCTCTGGAGCGCATCACCGTGGACGGAACCACAGTCCGGTTGACGCTGCCCGCCATGTCGGTGTCGGTTCTGGAAGTTGTAGTGGCCTGAGCTGAGACTGCCACTGTACCGGCCGCCTTTTAGAAGGGCCGGCCGCGCCAAGACCTGTAGTGAACGCCTTCAACTCAATTTTCCGCGCACGAAATACCAAACATCGATCCAATGATTCGACAGATGGACCATGGCATTCATGTTCACAGCAAGCCTTCCGCTCAAACGCCTGCCTGACGGATTGACATCTCCATGAAATCCTCTAGTTCAAGCGCCGGCAGATCATGGCAAAATCGGATTGCCATGACACGCCGCCGTCCTGCGACTGTTCACCCGTTGTTTCCAAAATGTCTCGCTCCTGGAAGCGTGACGTGGAGCGCTGTGCGAAATCTGGGTCCAGGTGGATCATGGACCACCCCTCGACGTTGATCTGCAGTTCAAAGATGCGGACAATTCCCCGAACATCAAAGTAGTGGTACTGGTCATGTGAAAGCAGCGCCATGGCGTCAGGGAAGTCGGGGTGCGCGTACGTCCAGTACTGCAGGATGAATGCCCCATCCAGCACCCATTCATACCGCTGCCGGCCTGACACTGGCCCGGCTACGGCCGGATGCTGCATCGTGAATTCCCAGTCTCCGAGCAGTCGGTCGAGCACACGCATGATGGCTCCTTGTCATTATCGGTAGATTTCAAGTTGCACGTTGGTTAGTTTCGGTGCGGCACACACGCATCCAGGCAGAACACCTGCTCAGAACATCTTCGTCACTCAAGGGGAATGCGGCGTTCGGACCCGTCCCGGATGCGGATCGGCCGGGTCACCTGCTTCGCCACGCAGGGGGGCATGCCCTCGGTCGCGCCCGCTGCCTGCTGCCGATAGACGCTGGGCGACACCCCCACGAGTTCAGTGAAGCGGGTGCTAAAGGTGCCCAGCGACGAGCAGCCGACCTCAAAACACACCTCGGTCACGCTGAGCTGGCCCAGGCGAAGCAGCGCCATGGCACGCTCGATGCGCCGCGTCATCAGATAGGCGTAGGGAGACTCTCCGAAGGCCAGCCGGAACTGGCGGCTGAGGTGTCCGGCCGACATGTTCACACCCTGCGCAAGTGCCTCGACGTCCAGCGGCTGGGCATACTCCCGGTCAATGCGATCACGCACACGACGCAGCCGCACAAGTTCGCGCAGATGCGGTGCGGCTGCAGAAGATGCTGGCACCCTTCGATTGTCCCACTGCACGACGCGCTGCTCAAGTCAGCAGGACGGCCGGGACCTGAGACGCCTGAGGAGCCGAAGCCGTGAGTCGTCGGCACCTCGCGCGCAGGGCCACGATCCCTGGATCTGGACAATCGCCGCAGCACCACAATACGGGCCGAACGCGCGGTGAGCTTTCGCGGAACCCTTTTGATTCCTCGTTGTACCGGGGCCGGTTCCGCCCAGGAAGCTTCCACCCTGCTGCACCCGTCACGGGTACCGGCAGGGTTCCCTTAAAAGCTTCCATACAGCTTCAGCCCTTGGAACGCCGTGGTGTTCTGGGAGTGTGCGGCTCGCCTCTGGCCTTTCTTTGTCGTTTCCCTTTCGGCACATCGGCTTTTGGCGTGCGCCTGCTCCTGGCCGGGACACGTTCGCCGGCCAGCAGGGCCTGCGCAAGCTCGGGAGTCAGGTCCTCGGGGAGCAGGTCCGGCGGCAACGTTGCCAAGCGGCCGTCACCAAACAGTGTGGGCTGCCCGCCCCGCACCCCCACCACCACGCCGGGCAGCTTCGGGAGGGCGAGGGTCGGGGCGTCACGCGGCGCGCGCCTGAAGGTGGGGTCCAGGCTGTCGGTCCAGGTCCCGGTCAGGCACTCCAGGCGCGTGAGCTGCCCTTCGGCGATGCGGTCGAGGTCAGCCTCCATCTTGGCGGTGAAGGCGGGGTCCACCAGATCTGGAGCGGAGCGCCCAAGGTACTGCGTGACGAGCAGACCAAGCCACGTGACGACCAGCTGGCGCTGCCGCACGGTGGTGTAGCCCCGGGTGGCCAGCGTGCTGAGGATGCTGGCGAAGGTGCTGGGCCGCCCGACTCCCTGTCGCTCCAGCGCCCGCACCAGCGACGCCTCGGAATATCGCCTGGGGGCCGGGGTCGTGCGGCGCTCGGCACTGGCGTCCCGGACGTCGTGCATCTCCCCTGCCTGGATTGGCGGCAGGGCCTGCTCGTCCGGGTCCGGTTCCTCGTCCTGGTAGGCACGGGTGAACCCCGGGTCCGTGATAACGCGCCCGGACGCGCCGAGCGTCACACGCCCCACCGCCAGGGTGACCTGCGTGCGGGTACCGCGCAGGTCCGTCATCTGGCTGGCGACGGTGCGGCGGTAGATCAGGTCGTACAGGTCCGCCTGAGTGCC encodes:
- a CDS encoding App1 family protein; translated protein: MSVFRTLTPVLERALQTVDQRFSRFIQPRRLRGKIIILSYCGWGTPQRVELTGRVVLPRTLHPPQNADPRWRNFANVLRRLSSREVGGVGVDGTLGGASAHAESDADGYFTLVFEAKEPFQAGWQSAELQLTGRNRMTHGWVQVVDQARFGVISDLDDTVIRSDVTSLPRMLMTVLTGNARSRSPFPGVGSLYRALTRDGRRRNPVFYVSSSPWNFFDLLWQFLDYRRIPLGPMFLRNWGAELLHGHNSYKHRVIDRILRAYPHLPFVLVGDSGEKDPEIYAEVVRRFPGRVLGVYIRDVTAGRGDERVLRLRDELQRLGVDMVLARDSFAAAAHAMALGLITPGELRSVAESVERWQHGLIKM
- a CDS encoding SDR family NAD(P)-dependent oxidoreductase; its protein translation is MTTSHMQAAERRTVVLLTGASSGIGAATANELAGRGYALLLTGRRSGALDDLARRLDPTGQRVAVQAGDVTVDADRRRMVQAALDRFGRVDVLINNAGVSIAHGAWWDDPDPIRVLHTNLTAPIELTRLVLPAMRERRGGHIVNIGSVAGRVATHGMYSASKYGLRGFSLALRRELLGSGVQVSLVSPGFVRTELTQDARLPMPGPEGVARAIADVLERPRREVVSPAWYGPLSVIEGVLPGVADRVMQVIRARRYG
- a CDS encoding S8 family serine peptidase: MSSLRVRRLAALLPTVLTLAGLSAAIRVTVLPTTPSVPAMQQPTDPLYPQQWNLTQIGMPDAWRVRSGASVTVGVLDTGYVASSELGSRAINGYDFVSDPARSGDGDGRDRNASGVGPLAYHAEVVANLIGASHNGQGMAGINPAARIVEVRVAGTDGMIDPQDLADAIRWTAGLRVDGAPVNPNPARLLNLSLYADFIPLTGCDARIQRAIQDVTARGTLVIAGAANDGQDAAGYTPAGCPNVLTVTAVDRSGHRPAYANWGLSVGLAAPGGDAQDGVPMVSQGQVTRKNGTSFAAPHVTGVASLMLGLRPTLTPAQLRQVLEQTAAAFPGGTCDPASPDHRCGTGILNAGAALRAAAALR
- a CDS encoding GAF domain-containing protein; this encodes MSSSPEALRGASAALTGHLHHVLGDLASARTRGAVLKVMVAGSLAALDAAASVVLLPDEQTGGLAVAASSGSPDNLPGGSDADGLLAHTAFRCGQAQYVEGPASRPGRSAEQAAGPGAQAAVPMLLDGQALGVLVLDYHAPHTFTEPERLFLGTLAGQGAVALGRAVGLEQLDRLQGRTRQIEMAARAQDAFMAFSDAIGTETDLLALARQAIEVLRARFPDASIGYYEPENGRWKARVWSQDVTPQVAALIASGLTPETPMIARVLHTRQPEFREGWNAEQEQLATTGEYGAVANYPVVVEGVVWSMLSVGLRHSQRWTGADRALVRAVGRGLNLAIERAEAVQRLSQQNAELAAQTRALQVFADLTRDLALSTEPLLLVRRAQEVAMSMLPDGFALYYEPQGDLWRCRMQLGDLQSPELQATVDAGLPYAETQNLLTPWTTGQPYFQDVYHHDTDQLSMVVGHIGATATLPVRVGGRPAGVLALGLFHQRAWSKVDRVLLETVVRSLELALDRSAQARDLEEERAALEAFTRFTEAVGGETDVQMLVRQAITLLADTCDVDAAYFERDGDLFKARAWSEVDDETLVSLLQGGFPLVNSSIALLLKQNTAAFIDHWNDTGLLIRETGIYLAVAGYPYFVEGELQSVLMVGSRTSLSWDERARGIFRAVGRSLDLALLRARQTRMLQEQRDTLDIQTRELSAANEELEAFTYSTSHDLRTPVRHVMSFARLAQKDLATHQNDRVGRHLTIIEQAGERMTSMIDGMLVLSQAGRANLKPRRVPLQKLVTQAQNDVGLEYPDRPIHWQISRLPTVWGDATMLQQVMTNLISNGVKYSSTREISRISVWADEQPGEWVIHVQDNGVGFQPQYAQRLFGVFQRLHPERDFQGVGVGLAIVRRIILKHGGRVFAQGTVDVGATFSFSLPMPS